A single region of the Demequina sp. genome encodes:
- a CDS encoding HEPN domain-containing protein has translation MNRTHAKAVLETAQLHLRTAATVADTDDVAMAFTAAYDGARKALVAVLAAYGLRARPVGGAHRNTGLAAAALMPGAASTIADFDWMRQIRNTTEYPEDARPVATREDVREAIAAGRSIVAACENALDSKERE, from the coding sequence GTGAACCGAACTCACGCGAAGGCGGTTCTCGAGACCGCGCAACTCCACCTCCGCACCGCAGCGACCGTCGCAGACACCGACGACGTGGCGATGGCATTCACCGCCGCCTACGACGGCGCGCGAAAGGCCTTGGTGGCCGTGCTTGCGGCTTATGGGCTTCGAGCGCGGCCCGTTGGTGGCGCACACCGCAATACGGGACTCGCCGCAGCAGCCCTCATGCCAGGGGCGGCCTCGACGATCGCCGACTTCGACTGGATGCGGCAGATCCGCAACACCACCGAATATCCAGAAGACGCGCGTCCAGTGGCGACTCGCGAAGACGTGCGTGAGGCGATAGCTGCCGGTCGCTCGATAGTTGCAGCGTGCGAGAACGCGCTCGACTCCAAGGAGCGCGAATAG
- a CDS encoding ABC transporter ATP-binding protein, protein MGDIVLDVEDLNVDFYVDGIWVPAAIDVSYQVKAGEVVAIVGESGSGKTQSSMSIIGLLPRNGRASGSAKLRGRELVGLPQRKLTSVRGPEVGVIFQEPMTAMNPVLTVGFQIVEELREHTGMRPEDAKNRAIELLKLVEIPEPERRFDSYPHQLSGGQRQRAMIAQALACDPALLFADEPTTALDVTVQAEILNLIRDLKSRINAGIVLITHDMGVVADMSDRIIVMKDGRIVEEGSSKDIFERPQHEYTKALLSAVPHLGSTLKDKDPNRVPKKAKAVFEAKGLVIEYPKQGRNPAFRAVKGIDLVIKEGEIVSLVGESGSGKTTVGRAAVGLLPVAEGDLTVVGKNMKGISRHDLAELRKQFSIVFQDPGSSLNPRWPIGQSIAEPMQLAGWDKDRRVARVSELMDQVELPRNFRNRYPHELSGGQRQRVGIARALALEPTLLIADEPTSALDVSVQARVLEIFTDLQRKHGFGCLFVSHDLAVVEQLSDRIAVMKDGLIVEQGTTAQIIQNPKDPYTQRLIAAVPVPDPAEQERRRAAANA, encoded by the coding sequence GTGGGCGACATCGTGCTCGACGTCGAGGACCTCAACGTCGACTTCTATGTCGATGGAATCTGGGTCCCGGCGGCTATCGATGTCAGTTACCAGGTCAAGGCCGGTGAGGTCGTCGCGATTGTCGGCGAGTCCGGCTCGGGCAAGACGCAGTCGTCGATGTCGATCATCGGCCTGCTGCCGCGCAACGGACGGGCCTCTGGCTCGGCGAAGCTGCGCGGCCGCGAACTCGTGGGACTGCCGCAGCGCAAGCTGACGTCTGTGCGCGGACCCGAGGTCGGGGTCATCTTCCAGGAGCCGATGACCGCGATGAACCCCGTGCTCACGGTGGGTTTCCAGATCGTCGAGGAGCTGCGCGAGCACACCGGGATGCGGCCGGAGGACGCGAAGAATCGCGCCATCGAGCTACTCAAGCTCGTTGAGATCCCGGAGCCGGAGCGGCGCTTCGACTCGTATCCTCACCAGTTGTCTGGCGGCCAGCGGCAACGTGCGATGATCGCCCAGGCGCTTGCGTGCGACCCGGCCCTGCTGTTCGCGGACGAGCCCACCACCGCCCTCGACGTCACCGTCCAGGCGGAGATCCTCAACCTCATCCGTGACCTTAAGTCGCGCATCAACGCCGGCATTGTGCTCATCACGCACGACATGGGCGTGGTGGCAGACATGTCCGACCGCATCATCGTCATGAAGGACGGGCGGATCGTCGAGGAGGGCTCGTCAAAGGACATCTTCGAGCGGCCGCAACACGAGTACACGAAGGCGCTCCTGAGCGCCGTCCCGCACCTCGGCTCCACGCTCAAGGACAAGGACCCCAACCGGGTGCCTAAGAAGGCGAAGGCGGTGTTCGAGGCCAAGGGCCTCGTCATCGAGTACCCCAAGCAGGGACGCAACCCAGCGTTCCGCGCGGTCAAGGGCATCGACCTGGTCATCAAGGAAGGCGAGATCGTCTCGCTCGTCGGCGAGTCCGGTTCCGGCAAGACCACAGTCGGCCGTGCCGCCGTTGGCCTGCTCCCCGTGGCCGAGGGTGACCTCACCGTCGTGGGCAAGAACATGAAGGGGATCTCGCGTCACGATCTCGCGGAGTTGCGAAAGCAGTTCTCCATCGTGTTCCAGGACCCGGGCTCATCCCTCAACCCGCGGTGGCCCATCGGGCAGTCCATCGCCGAGCCGATGCAGCTGGCCGGTTGGGATAAGGACCGTCGCGTGGCGCGCGTGTCTGAGCTGATGGACCAGGTGGAGTTGCCGCGCAACTTCCGCAACCGGTATCCGCACGAGCTGTCCGGCGGTCAGCGTCAGCGCGTTGGCATCGCCCGCGCGCTCGCCCTGGAGCCGACGCTGCTCATCGCCGACGAGCCCACCTCGGCACTGGATGTCTCGGTGCAGGCGCGCGTGCTGGAGATCTTCACGGATCTGCAGCGCAAGCACGGGTTCGGCTGCCTCTTCGTGAGCCACGACCTTGCCGTCGTGGAGCAGCTGTCCGACCGCATCGCGGTTATGAAGGACGGCCTCATCGTGGAGCAGGGCACCACGGCGCAGATCATCCAGAACCCCAAGGACCCGTACACGCAGCGGCTCATCGCGGCCGTTCCGGTGCCGGATCCGGCGGAGCAGGAGCGCCGCCGCGCGGCGGCCAACGCGTAG
- the ychF gene encoding redox-regulated ATPase YchF, with protein MALTIGIVGLPNVGKSTLFNALTRAEVLAANYPFATIEPNVGVVPLPDARLGQLAEVFHSEREVPATVSFVDIAGIVKGASEGEGLGNAFLANIREADAICQVTRAFEDPDVVHVDGRVDAASDIETINTELILADLQTIEKVIARLEKEVRNRKAEPALLAAANTAREILESGTALSAGAAGAKLDLDDVREFNLLTAKPFIFVFNTDDAGLVDDARKAELAAQVAPAPAIFLDAKFESELVDLTEDEAREMLEANGQSESGLDQLARVGFDTLGLQTYLTAGPKEARAWTIHKGWTAPQAAGVIHTDFQKGFIKAEVVHFADLLDAGSMAAAKAAGKVRIEGKDYVMHDGDVVEFRFNV; from the coding sequence GTGGCACTCACTATCGGCATCGTCGGCCTGCCCAACGTCGGCAAATCCACTCTGTTCAACGCGCTCACCCGTGCGGAGGTGCTCGCGGCGAACTACCCGTTCGCGACCATCGAGCCGAACGTTGGCGTGGTGCCCCTGCCCGACGCTCGCTTGGGTCAGCTGGCAGAGGTTTTCCACTCTGAGCGAGAGGTTCCGGCGACGGTGTCGTTCGTGGACATCGCCGGCATCGTCAAGGGCGCGTCCGAGGGGGAGGGGCTCGGCAACGCGTTCCTCGCCAACATCCGCGAGGCAGACGCGATCTGCCAGGTGACTCGCGCGTTCGAGGACCCGGACGTGGTGCACGTGGACGGGCGCGTCGATGCCGCGAGCGACATCGAGACCATCAACACCGAGCTGATCCTCGCCGACCTGCAGACCATCGAGAAGGTGATCGCGCGCCTTGAGAAGGAGGTGCGCAACCGCAAGGCGGAGCCCGCGCTGCTGGCCGCGGCGAACACCGCGCGAGAGATCCTCGAGTCCGGCACGGCGCTGTCGGCCGGGGCGGCGGGCGCCAAGCTCGACCTCGACGACGTTCGCGAGTTCAACTTGCTCACGGCCAAGCCGTTCATCTTTGTCTTCAATACGGACGACGCTGGGCTGGTCGACGATGCACGCAAGGCTGAGCTCGCGGCCCAGGTGGCACCGGCGCCCGCGATCTTCCTCGATGCGAAGTTCGAGAGCGAGCTCGTGGACCTCACGGAGGACGAGGCGCGCGAGATGCTCGAGGCCAACGGGCAGAGCGAGTCCGGGCTGGACCAGTTGGCGCGAGTTGGCTTCGACACACTAGGCCTGCAGACGTATCTCACCGCGGGACCCAAGGAGGCGCGTGCGTGGACCATCCACAAGGGCTGGACCGCACCGCAGGCCGCCGGGGTCATTCACACGGACTTCCAGAAGGGCTTCATCAAGGCCGAGGTGGTGCACTTCGCGGACCTTCTTGATGCCGGGTCGATGGCCGCGGCCAAGGCCGCAGGCAAGGTGCGCATCGAGGGCAAGGACTATGTGATGCACGACGGCGATGTCGTGGAGTTCCGCTTCAACGTCTAG
- a CDS encoding ABC transporter permease, producing MTESNPGPQVAFALAANETQGMSLGKIVWGRFVRHKAAMISAIVLAVTIIIVLTSIGVGPIPGWWIWSPTAIDPTIVNNGHPTFTWNGIIPSFGEHPFGQDQIGRDVFARTMRGAQVSLLVMILMGIIATFVGVIIGAYSGFYRGRTDFVLQRGTEVVIAIPTIVVTAVIGQKFGSSNPALFGIVLGLLLWPGLTRLVRAEYLSLREREFVDAARVAGAGDRSIMFRHILPNAMGVIIVNATLLMATATILEAALSYLGFGIQPPNVSLGQLINEYQTSFSTRPWLFWWPGFFIIVYALTINLIGDGLRDAFDPRQRRIPKTKELKQQAIVKTETEVAE from the coding sequence ATGACCGAAAGCAACCCGGGCCCCCAGGTGGCCTTCGCCCTAGCGGCGAACGAGACGCAGGGCATGTCCCTCGGCAAGATCGTGTGGGGACGCTTTGTCCGGCACAAGGCGGCGATGATCTCCGCCATCGTGCTGGCAGTGACCATCATCATCGTGCTTACGTCGATCGGCGTCGGGCCCATTCCCGGCTGGTGGATCTGGTCCCCAACCGCGATCGACCCGACGATCGTCAACAACGGTCACCCCACGTTCACCTGGAACGGGATCATCCCGAGCTTCGGCGAGCATCCGTTCGGTCAGGACCAGATCGGTCGTGACGTCTTCGCCCGCACCATGCGCGGCGCGCAGGTCTCGCTGCTCGTCATGATCCTCATGGGCATCATCGCCACGTTCGTCGGCGTGATCATCGGCGCCTACTCGGGCTTCTACCGCGGCCGCACGGACTTTGTGCTCCAGCGCGGCACCGAGGTCGTCATCGCGATCCCGACCATCGTCGTGACGGCCGTCATCGGGCAGAAGTTCGGGTCCTCAAATCCGGCGCTGTTCGGCATCGTCCTGGGACTGCTTCTGTGGCCGGGCCTCACTCGACTCGTGCGAGCTGAGTATCTGTCGCTGCGGGAGCGAGAATTCGTCGACGCCGCCCGGGTCGCGGGTGCGGGCGACAGGTCCATCATGTTCCGGCACATCCTGCCGAATGCCATGGGCGTCATCATCGTCAATGCGACCCTGCTCATGGCGACCGCCACGATCCTTGAGGCGGCCCTGTCCTACCTTGGCTTCGGCATCCAGCCCCCGAACGTCTCCTTGGGCCAGCTCATCAACGAGTACCAGACCTCGTTCTCCACGCGGCCTTGGCTGTTCTGGTGGCCCGGCTTCTTCATCATCGTCTACGCCCTCACCATCAACCTGATTGGTGACGGCTTGCGCGACGCCTTCGATCCGCGCCAGCGGCGCATTCCCAAGACGAAGGAACTCAAGCAGCAGGCCATCGTGAAGACCGAGACGGAGGTGGCCGAGTGA
- a CDS encoding ABC transporter family substrate-binding protein: MKLGALSKGAVVAAVAALSLAACSAQTGVVENTTVSVAWNQPLYSFNQNTTTGNATANAVVLNLTQQGFNYYDNEFNLVKNTDFGTYEKVSDDPLTVKYTVNKGVTWSDGVQVDAADLLLNWVALSGAMNEGEPAYDEETGVLIPGSNVWFDSVAIGTGIEQVTQTPKIGDDGRSITMVYDTPQVDWELLFTGVGVPAHVVAKHALKISDPTEAKQAVIDAINNKDAAKLKPLADFWSIGFDAVEMPTGDNADITLGNGAYTVESFKKDEYITLKARTDDYKSGPQPSVETVTVRWIPDAMASVTALQNGEVSVTQPQATTDVLDAAKKISGVDILQQSEWTYEHVDLVFNNGGPFDPATYGGDEAKAKLVRQAFLTALNTQEIVDKLITPLSPDSKPLTSQLFLPGAKNYDASSEANGHEAYGKGDAAAAKALLDQAGVTQPVDVRFLYGKSNTRRAQEYALYAEQVKAAGFNLIDGGDDNWGALLGSGTYDASLFGWQSTSTGVTSSRATFDSEGGNNFTGYSNPDSDKLWAELSSTFDADRQQEILKTIDKTLYDDAYGVTVFLFPQITAYNTELTGISSSALSPTFFWNYWEWKAPVKE, translated from the coding sequence ATGAAGCTCGGCGCTTTGAGCAAGGGAGCAGTCGTCGCGGCAGTCGCGGCCCTGTCCCTGGCAGCTTGCTCTGCACAGACGGGAGTGGTCGAGAACACCACCGTGTCCGTCGCATGGAACCAGCCGTTGTATTCGTTCAACCAGAACACGACGACCGGTAACGCGACGGCCAACGCAGTGGTTCTCAACCTCACGCAGCAGGGCTTCAACTACTACGACAACGAGTTCAACCTCGTGAAGAACACTGACTTCGGCACGTACGAGAAGGTTTCGGACGACCCGCTGACGGTCAAGTACACCGTCAACAAGGGCGTGACATGGTCCGACGGCGTCCAGGTGGACGCGGCCGACCTGCTCCTCAACTGGGTGGCCCTCTCGGGCGCCATGAACGAGGGCGAGCCTGCGTACGACGAGGAGACCGGTGTCCTGATCCCTGGATCTAACGTGTGGTTCGACTCCGTTGCCATCGGCACGGGCATCGAGCAGGTCACGCAGACCCCCAAGATCGGTGACGACGGCCGCTCCATCACGATGGTCTACGACACCCCCCAGGTTGACTGGGAGCTCCTCTTCACGGGCGTCGGTGTCCCCGCGCACGTGGTGGCGAAGCACGCCCTGAAGATCTCTGACCCGACCGAGGCCAAGCAGGCCGTGATCGACGCGATCAACAACAAGGACGCTGCCAAGCTGAAGCCCCTCGCGGACTTCTGGAGCATCGGCTTTGACGCCGTGGAGATGCCTACGGGCGACAACGCGGACATCACGCTCGGCAACGGCGCCTACACGGTCGAGTCCTTCAAGAAGGACGAGTACATCACGCTGAAGGCTCGCACGGACGACTACAAGTCCGGCCCGCAGCCTTCGGTCGAGACCGTCACCGTGCGCTGGATCCCGGACGCCATGGCGTCGGTGACCGCCCTGCAGAACGGCGAGGTCTCCGTGACCCAGCCGCAGGCCACCACCGACGTCCTCGACGCCGCGAAGAAGATCAGCGGCGTGGACATCCTCCAGCAGTCCGAGTGGACGTATGAGCACGTTGACCTCGTGTTCAACAACGGCGGTCCGTTCGACCCCGCCACGTATGGCGGCGACGAGGCGAAGGCGAAGCTCGTTCGCCAGGCGTTCCTCACCGCGCTCAACACGCAGGAGATCGTCGACAAGCTGATCACCCCGCTCAGCCCCGACTCCAAGCCGCTGACCTCTCAGCTGTTCCTGCCTGGTGCGAAGAACTACGACGCCTCGTCCGAGGCAAACGGTCACGAGGCGTACGGCAAGGGTGACGCGGCTGCTGCTAAGGCACTGCTCGACCAGGCCGGCGTGACGCAGCCCGTCGACGTTCGCTTCCTGTACGGGAAGTCGAACACCCGCCGTGCCCAGGAGTACGCGCTGTACGCCGAGCAGGTGAAGGCCGCTGGCTTCAACCTGATCGACGGTGGCGATGACAACTGGGGCGCCCTGCTGGGCTCCGGCACCTACGACGCGTCGCTGTTCGGTTGGCAGTCGACGTCCACGGGTGTCACCAGCTCGCGTGCGACGTTCGACAGTGAGGGTGGAAACAACTTCACCGGTTACTCGAACCCTGACTCGGACAAGCTGTGGGCGGAGCTCTCCTCCACCTTCGATGCTGACCGCCAGCAGGAAATCCTGAAGACGATCGACAAGACCCTGTACGACGACGCCTACGGCGTCACGGTGTTCCTGTTCCCGCAGATCACCGCGTACAACACGGAGCTGACGGGAATCTCGTCCTCCGCACTGTCGCCCACGTTCTTCTGGAACTACTGGGAGTGGAAGGCTCCGGTCAAGGAATAG
- a CDS encoding mismatch-specific DNA-glycosylase has product MTRRPSPLAGARPTRADLARFATDNPDAIDDVLPASGLRLLIVGINPGLWTAAVNAPFARPGNRFWPSLQRGGLTDYEIDASRGLSAEDERHLAERGIGITNLVGRATVRADELTAAELRDGGARLVERLRELRPKVVAIAGITAFRTAFGLPKAQLGEQLPDAVAGWPPGVTLFVVPQPSGLNAHENIDSLAERWASVWAVAQSRQES; this is encoded by the coding sequence GTGACCCGCCGCCCCTCCCCACTCGCCGGCGCGCGCCCAACCCGCGCCGACCTCGCCCGCTTTGCCACCGACAACCCCGACGCGATCGACGACGTCCTCCCAGCGTCGGGCCTGCGCCTACTCATCGTGGGCATCAACCCCGGCCTGTGGACCGCGGCCGTCAACGCGCCTTTCGCGCGGCCGGGCAACCGCTTCTGGCCGTCGCTGCAACGCGGGGGGCTCACGGATTACGAGATCGACGCCTCGCGCGGGCTCAGCGCCGAAGACGAGCGCCACCTCGCCGAGCGCGGGATCGGCATCACGAATCTCGTTGGCCGCGCCACGGTGCGCGCGGACGAGCTCACGGCTGCCGAGCTGCGCGACGGCGGCGCCAGGCTCGTGGAGCGACTCCGCGAACTCCGCCCCAAAGTCGTGGCGATAGCAGGCATTACGGCCTTCCGCACGGCGTTCGGCCTCCCCAAGGCGCAGTTGGGTGAGCAGCTGCCCGACGCTGTGGCCGGGTGGCCGCCAGGCGTCACCCTGTTCGTGGTGCCGCAGCCCAGTGGGCTCAACGCTCACGAGAACATCGACTCCCTCGCCGAGCGCTGGGCGAGCGTGTGGGCGGTCGCGCAGAGTAGACAGGAGTCATGA
- a CDS encoding ABC transporter permease: MLRFITRRLITAVGVLFAATYLFFILAANAGDPLEDLRASTQPNREQLIAQRTAELHLDVNPFLRYFYWLGGALHGDLGNDYKTGQPVTTMLGDAMGQTIKLVGFASVAAIVFGVLIGIISALRQYSGFDYGITLMTFLMYSLPSFWVAVLLKQWGAIGFNDFLADPHIPPVTLLLIGIVMGIVVGAALGGEWKRRAVFGGIAGVMTAVILGVMSVTGWFLDPGLGPVVILFLGLGVAYVVVFLTTGLNNKRALYTAFTVVGLGVVAWVPFCMNQLTGVFAYTGFWAAIGLFFVFVGAGLGIGLLFRGPDKWISARVGAIVGGFMYAFLWLDYLMGWWLKYSNTSAINGRPIATVGSSTPELEGSGYWIGTIDTFTHMVLPISALILISLAGYTRYMRGSMLEVMNLDYIRTARAKGMPERTVVMRHGFRNALIPIATLIPLDLAALFGGAIITETVFGWNGMGRLFVDALRTVNVNVLMGYFLVTGILLLIGNIIADVLYVLLDPRIRVES; the protein is encoded by the coding sequence ATGCTTCGGTTCATCACGCGCCGTCTCATCACGGCCGTCGGCGTGCTCTTCGCCGCCACATATCTGTTCTTTATCCTCGCCGCCAACGCCGGCGACCCGCTCGAGGACCTGAGGGCATCGACCCAGCCGAATCGCGAGCAGCTCATCGCTCAGCGAACGGCTGAACTGCACCTCGACGTCAACCCCTTCCTTCGGTACTTCTACTGGCTCGGGGGCGCCCTCCACGGCGACCTCGGCAACGACTACAAGACCGGGCAGCCGGTCACCACGATGCTTGGCGATGCAATGGGGCAGACCATCAAGCTCGTCGGCTTCGCGTCTGTTGCCGCCATCGTGTTCGGTGTGCTCATCGGAATCATCTCCGCGCTGCGCCAGTACTCGGGCTTTGACTACGGCATCACGCTGATGACGTTCCTCATGTACTCGCTGCCCTCGTTCTGGGTGGCCGTGCTGCTCAAGCAATGGGGCGCCATCGGCTTCAACGACTTCTTAGCGGATCCACACATACCACCGGTAACACTCCTGCTCATAGGCATAGTGATGGGCATCGTCGTTGGTGCCGCGCTTGGCGGCGAGTGGAAACGGCGCGCAGTGTTCGGCGGCATAGCGGGCGTGATGACGGCCGTGATCCTCGGCGTCATGTCGGTTACAGGGTGGTTCCTTGACCCGGGCCTCGGCCCGGTCGTCATCCTGTTCCTCGGGCTCGGCGTCGCCTACGTGGTTGTGTTCCTTACCACGGGGCTGAACAACAAGCGTGCGCTGTACACGGCGTTCACCGTGGTTGGCCTTGGCGTTGTGGCGTGGGTGCCGTTCTGCATGAACCAGCTCACCGGCGTGTTCGCGTACACGGGCTTCTGGGCGGCCATTGGGCTGTTCTTCGTCTTCGTTGGTGCAGGCCTTGGCATCGGCCTGCTGTTCCGCGGGCCCGACAAGTGGATCAGCGCTCGCGTTGGCGCCATCGTCGGTGGCTTCATGTATGCGTTCCTGTGGCTCGACTACCTCATGGGCTGGTGGTTGAAGTACTCGAACACGAGCGCGATCAACGGCCGGCCCATCGCCACGGTCGGTTCCTCGACTCCGGAGCTTGAGGGTTCCGGGTACTGGATCGGCACCATTGACACGTTCACGCACATGGTGCTGCCGATCTCCGCGCTGATCCTGATCTCGTTGGCTGGCTACACGCGTTACATGCGCGGCTCGATGCTCGAGGTCATGAATCTCGACTACATTCGCACGGCGCGTGCGAAGGGAATGCCGGAGCGGACAGTTGTGATGCGTCACGGCTTCCGCAACGCGCTCATCCCCATCGCGACGCTCATTCCGCTCGACCTCGCCGCGCTCTTCGGCGGTGCGATCATCACGGAGACCGTGTTCGGCTGGAATGGCATGGGACGCCTGTTCGTGGACGCCCTCCGCACGGTGAACGTCAACGTGCTCATGGGTTACTTCCTGGTGACCGGCATCCTGCTGCTCATCGGCAACATCATCGCAGACGTCCTGTACGTCCTGCTTGACCCGCGAATCCGGGTGGAATCATGA
- a CDS encoding GNAT family N-acetyltransferase codes for MAIPWIAARAQPLRADVQRLLEGVPEWFGREESNAEYLEAARTMETWAVSDAQDRVVGVLLVERHFPHVAEIHLMVVERSLQGMGVGTALVSALEADGRAQGVALLEVKTLGASDPNPEYARTRRFYESVGFLPLEETDLWGEDTPCLIMVKPIVSNA; via the coding sequence GTGGCAATTCCTTGGATCGCCGCCCGCGCACAGCCCCTTCGCGCGGACGTGCAACGGTTGCTGGAAGGAGTCCCTGAGTGGTTCGGGCGCGAGGAATCAAACGCCGAGTATCTCGAGGCGGCTCGCACCATGGAGACCTGGGCCGTCTCTGATGCACAAGACCGAGTGGTCGGCGTCTTGCTCGTGGAACGGCACTTCCCGCACGTCGCCGAGATCCACCTGATGGTGGTGGAGCGCTCACTCCAAGGGATGGGCGTGGGGACGGCCTTGGTCTCGGCTCTCGAGGCCGACGGGCGCGCGCAAGGGGTCGCGCTTCTCGAGGTCAAGACCCTAGGGGCCTCCGACCCGAACCCGGAGTACGCGCGCACGCGGCGGTTCTACGAGTCGGTGGGTTTCCTTCCCCTTGAGGAGACGGACCTCTGGGGCGAGGACACACCGTGCCTCATCATGGTGAAACCCATAGTCTCGAACGCGTGA